The Microcebus murinus isolate Inina chromosome 1, M.murinus_Inina_mat1.0, whole genome shotgun sequence genome includes a region encoding these proteins:
- the LOC142871522 gene encoding keratin-associated protein 20-2-like: MCYYGNYCGGLGYGYGGLGCGFGGCGYGGLGYGYGRYGYGCCRPSCYGRYWSYGFY; the protein is encoded by the coding sequence ATGTGCTACTACGGCAACTACTGTGGAGGTCTGGGTTATGGCTACGGCGGCCTGGGCTGTGGCTTTGGTGGCTGCGGCTATGGAGGCCTGGGCTATGGTTATGGCAGGTACGGATATGGCTGCTGCCGCCCATCTTGCTACGGAAGATACTGGTCCTACGGCTTCTACTGA